One Gordonia mangrovi genomic region harbors:
- a CDS encoding ATP-binding protein, translating to MRIHRMRLRDYRGVADRDIRFAERGVTVVEGANEAGKSSMIEALELLIDTRADSKAAKVRAIMPAGRDVGTEVEAEISCGAWHFTYFKRFNRQPATSLSVHTPSPEHVTGRDAHERAMEILGQHADLTLFRALRLLQSDEAAGRPVGDSAALARALDRASESVDAAADSAATVEEQALIDAAEAEYRRYRTAGHGRPTGELAAALRDVDELEERCHTLSAARDSVDADARRLRHLLDRRSELARTRELREVERDELAVSWSEIERLQSEISAAGVEARHLLAVSQLAQRDLADRDRVATQIAAATADTERLDGDIATRDALAEQAEASAQQLDDELRAVRDRWQTARTALSAAQVAQRIRDHRRALHDLDERLTELDRIATDSSVVDESLRGNTVDAQAVRTAVDLARRRAVAQARLEAVTARLTVEPTGAVPVTVDGEIVAATTDRVAVTDTVIEVAGVVAVTVRPGADAAGPADELATVDNDIAAFCRRHDLAVLDDHAQRARERADLVERQSGLQRRTRELIGDRGHRAMLDERDELRALLAEEPAGPDPEPDDIASLAATERELAESVMSAERAVTEQHSAAREARARARMGREQRDHLAEQLADLRTRRADLCAALTDDDARRTVEAAAGRLHDARDRLARLEAQLARLDVAEIGFRRDRVAADLAALAREHADLERTSTELRTRIELYRDESRLDILQDASAELEAAKALRDRVQRRADAAELLYRTLVDKRRQARTRYADPFARRLEELGAHVFGEGVRFDVDDNLDVVSRTVDGVTIGHEALSGGAREQLALLTRLACATLVDEADGVPVLVDDALGYSDPRRIAAMAQVLTAAGRDAQVIVLTCSPDRYRGVDDAEIVAV from the coding sequence ATGAGAATCCATCGGATGCGACTGCGCGACTACCGAGGTGTCGCCGATCGCGACATCCGCTTCGCCGAACGCGGGGTGACCGTCGTGGAGGGTGCCAACGAGGCGGGCAAGTCGTCGATGATCGAGGCCCTCGAACTGCTCATCGACACCCGCGCCGACAGCAAAGCTGCGAAGGTGCGCGCGATCATGCCCGCAGGCCGCGATGTCGGCACCGAGGTCGAGGCCGAGATATCCTGCGGAGCCTGGCATTTCACCTACTTCAAACGGTTCAACCGGCAGCCGGCGACCAGTCTGAGCGTCCACACCCCGAGTCCCGAGCACGTCACCGGCCGCGACGCCCACGAGCGCGCGATGGAGATCCTCGGTCAGCACGCCGATCTCACGCTGTTCCGCGCCCTTCGGTTGTTGCAGTCGGATGAGGCGGCGGGCCGTCCGGTCGGGGATAGCGCCGCCCTGGCCCGCGCCCTGGACCGAGCCTCCGAATCCGTCGACGCCGCAGCGGATTCCGCCGCCACCGTCGAGGAACAGGCGCTCATCGACGCGGCCGAAGCCGAGTACCGGCGCTACCGGACCGCGGGTCACGGCCGTCCCACCGGGGAGTTGGCCGCGGCGCTGCGGGACGTCGACGAACTCGAGGAGCGTTGTCATACCCTCAGCGCGGCCCGGGACTCGGTGGACGCAGATGCCCGGCGTCTTCGCCACCTGCTCGATCGTCGTTCCGAGCTCGCCCGCACGCGGGAGCTACGGGAGGTGGAGCGGGACGAACTCGCCGTCAGCTGGTCCGAGATCGAGCGCCTGCAGTCCGAGATCTCCGCAGCCGGCGTCGAAGCGCGGCATCTGCTCGCGGTCAGTCAACTCGCGCAGCGAGACCTGGCCGACCGAGACCGGGTGGCGACCCAGATCGCCGCGGCGACCGCCGACACCGAACGGCTGGACGGCGACATCGCCACCCGCGATGCACTGGCCGAACAGGCCGAGGCCTCGGCGCAGCAACTCGACGACGAACTGCGGGCCGTCCGTGATCGGTGGCAGACGGCCCGGACCGCGCTGTCGGCCGCACAGGTGGCGCAGCGCATCCGGGACCACCGTCGCGCCCTGCACGATCTCGACGAGCGTCTCACCGAGCTCGATCGCATCGCGACGGACTCGTCGGTGGTGGACGAGTCCTTGCGGGGCAACACGGTTGACGCGCAGGCCGTGCGCACCGCAGTCGATCTGGCCCGCCGTCGAGCGGTGGCACAGGCGAGGTTGGAGGCGGTCACGGCGCGTCTCACCGTCGAGCCCACCGGCGCGGTGCCGGTCACCGTGGACGGCGAGATCGTCGCCGCCACCACCGATCGGGTTGCGGTGACCGACACGGTCATCGAGGTCGCCGGGGTGGTCGCCGTCACGGTACGGCCCGGCGCCGACGCCGCCGGCCCGGCCGACGAGCTCGCGACCGTGGACAACGACATCGCGGCGTTCTGCAGGCGGCACGACCTCGCCGTCCTCGACGACCATGCGCAGCGGGCGCGTGAGCGGGCAGATCTGGTCGAGCGGCAGTCAGGGTTGCAGCGCCGGACCCGCGAGCTCATCGGCGACCGGGGCCACCGGGCGATGCTCGACGAACGCGACGAATTGCGTGCTCTCCTCGCCGAGGAACCGGCGGGCCCCGACCCGGAACCCGACGACATCGCATCGCTGGCCGCGACCGAGCGTGAGCTCGCCGAATCGGTGATGTCGGCCGAACGCGCGGTCACCGAGCAGCACTCGGCCGCCCGCGAGGCGCGCGCCCGGGCCCGGATGGGCCGCGAACAGCGCGATCACCTGGCGGAGCAGTTGGCCGACCTACGCACCCGGCGCGCGGACCTGTGCGCCGCTCTCACCGACGACGATGCCCGTCGGACGGTCGAGGCCGCGGCCGGCCGACTGCACGACGCGCGCGACCGGCTCGCCCGGCTCGAGGCTCAGCTCGCTCGCCTCGACGTCGCCGAGATCGGATTCCGGCGTGACCGGGTGGCGGCCGATCTGGCTGCGCTCGCGCGTGAACACGCCGACCTCGAACGCACCTCGACGGAACTACGCACACGGATCGAGCTCTACCGCGACGAGTCGCGGCTGGACATCCTGCAGGACGCCTCGGCAGAACTCGAGGCTGCCAAGGCGCTCCGGGACCGCGTGCAGCGGCGCGCCGACGCCGCCGAATTGCTGTACCGCACCCTCGTCGACAAGCGCCGACAGGCGCGCACACGCTACGCCGATCCGTTCGCCCGTCGGCTGGAGGAACTGGGTGCGCACGTCTTCGGGGAGGGGGTTCGCTTCGATGTCGACGACAACCTGGATGTGGTGTCGCGCACCGTCGATGGCGTCACCATCGGACACGAGGCGTTGTCCGGCGGTGCGCGCGAGCAATTGGCGCTGCTCACCCGGCTGGCCTGCGCCACGCTCGTCGACGAGGCCGACGGGGTGCCGGTGCTGGTCGACGATGCGCTCGGATACAGCGATCCGCGCCGGATCGCCGCCATGGCGCAGGTACTCACCGCAG